A genomic region of Streptosporangium lutulentum contains the following coding sequences:
- a CDS encoding Xaa-Pro dipeptidyl-peptidase, whose amino-acid sequence MAPPAFRSPRSARRGAAALGLAVTMTLAGLASISAPAAAAAPVGPVFENGMAQPVFSSNRNDWIREEMWVETPIDSDGDGRKDRVHAEVTRLQETETAGLKSPVVYEASPYYAGGNEITNHNVDHELYQAVRPGKGRMDRGGSVKDPATDERLAVAADAADVGRLSADPGPQPAISTSHESNWLPRGFAVVHAESLGSGKSDGCPTTGGTNETIGAKSVVDWLNGRAKAYDATGKEVKATWTTGKVGMIGTSYNGTLPNAVASTGVKGLEAIVPISAISSWYDYYRANGAVVAAGGYQGEDADVLAEYVYTRADKDICRSVIEELEKEQDRVTGDYSDFWDERNYMNDVRKVHAAVLVAHGLNDWNVKTKQAAQWYEALKARGVPHKIYLHQGGHGGSPSVDVLNRWFTRYLWDYKNGVEKDPRALIQREDRTLVEYPEWPEPSAKDAKLNLAPSTDGTAGVLTAGKIRRGKPVTETIVDDASQRAQTLADAATSPNRLAYKSGTLPGAVRLSGTPEVSLRMSFGQPAANVTALLVDYDQNGKAKIITRGWTDPQNRKSISKSEPIKPGHSYDLDFDMQPHDYVFPAGHRIGVVLLSSDYEYTIRPTPGATLHLDTAKSTVKLPLVGGAAALTAVNG is encoded by the coding sequence ATGGCGCCACCCGCTTTCCGTAGTCCGCGATCAGCACGCCGCGGAGCCGCGGCACTGGGGCTCGCCGTCACGATGACCCTTGCCGGGCTTGCCTCGATCTCGGCCCCCGCCGCCGCGGCGGCCCCCGTCGGACCGGTCTTCGAGAACGGCATGGCCCAGCCGGTGTTCTCGTCGAACCGCAACGACTGGATCCGCGAGGAGATGTGGGTCGAAACCCCGATCGACAGTGACGGCGACGGCCGGAAGGACCGGGTGCACGCCGAGGTCACCCGGCTCCAGGAGACCGAGACGGCAGGCTTGAAGTCGCCCGTCGTGTACGAGGCCAGCCCCTACTACGCGGGTGGCAACGAGATCACGAACCACAACGTCGACCACGAGCTCTACCAGGCGGTCCGCCCGGGCAAGGGCCGGATGGACCGCGGCGGTTCGGTGAAGGACCCGGCGACCGACGAGCGGCTGGCCGTGGCGGCCGACGCGGCCGACGTCGGCAGGCTCTCCGCCGACCCCGGCCCGCAGCCCGCCATCAGCACCAGCCATGAGTCCAACTGGCTGCCCCGCGGTTTCGCGGTGGTCCACGCCGAGTCGCTGGGCAGCGGCAAGTCCGACGGCTGCCCGACCACCGGTGGGACCAACGAGACCATCGGCGCGAAGTCCGTCGTCGACTGGCTGAACGGTCGCGCGAAGGCCTACGACGCCACCGGCAAGGAGGTCAAGGCGACGTGGACGACCGGCAAGGTCGGCATGATCGGCACCTCGTACAACGGCACCCTGCCCAACGCGGTCGCCAGCACCGGCGTCAAGGGCCTCGAGGCCATCGTCCCGATCTCGGCGATCTCGAGCTGGTATGACTACTACCGCGCGAACGGCGCGGTGGTCGCCGCCGGCGGCTACCAGGGCGAGGACGCCGACGTGCTCGCGGAGTACGTCTACACCCGCGCGGACAAGGACATCTGCCGGAGCGTCATCGAGGAGCTCGAGAAGGAGCAGGACCGGGTCACCGGTGACTACAGCGACTTCTGGGACGAGCGCAACTACATGAACGACGTCCGGAAGGTCCACGCCGCGGTGCTGGTCGCGCACGGGCTCAACGACTGGAACGTCAAGACCAAGCAGGCCGCGCAGTGGTATGAGGCGCTCAAGGCGCGCGGGGTGCCGCACAAGATCTACCTGCACCAGGGCGGCCACGGCGGCTCCCCCAGCGTCGACGTGCTCAACCGCTGGTTCACCCGCTACCTGTGGGACTACAAGAACGGCGTGGAGAAGGACCCTCGTGCGCTGATCCAGCGCGAGGACAGGACGCTGGTGGAATACCCCGAGTGGCCTGAGCCGTCCGCGAAGGACGCCAAGCTCAACCTGGCGCCCAGCACGGACGGGACCGCCGGCGTCCTCACCGCCGGCAAGATCCGCCGGGGCAAGCCGGTGACCGAGACCATCGTCGACGACGCGTCCCAGCGGGCGCAGACCCTCGCCGACGCCGCGACGTCTCCCAACCGCCTGGCCTACAAGTCAGGGACGCTGCCCGGTGCGGTCCGGCTCAGCGGCACGCCGGAGGTGTCGCTGCGGATGTCCTTCGGACAGCCCGCCGCGAACGTCACGGCGCTGCTCGTCGACTACGACCAGAACGGCAAGGCGAAGATCATCACCCGGGGCTGGACGGACCCGCAGAACCGCAAGTCCATCTCCAAGAGCGAGCCGATCAAGCCGGGCCACTCGTACGACCTCGACTTCGACATGCAGCCGCATGACTATGTGTTCCCCGCGGGACACCGCATCGGCGTCGTGCTGCTGTCGAGCGACTACGAGTACACCATCCGGCCCACCCCCGGCGCGACGCTGCACCTCGACACGGCGAAGAGCACGGTCAAGCTGCCGCTCGTCGGCGGAGCCGCCGCGCTCACCGCGGTGAACGGCTGA
- a CDS encoding amidase, with the protein MATPAQAHDRAPRPSDTFLRGLDLDRATVLDMQSAMDRRRFDSVSLTRFYLDRIRTVDPMLHAVVQTNPLALKEAERSDQRRRHGARGALEGIPVLLKDNVDTTGPLRTTAGSEALLDSRPARDAFLVQRLRDAGAVILGKANLSEWANFRSGPSSSGWSAVGGQTNNPYVLDRNPCGSSSGSAVAAAASLAAVTIGTETDGSIVCPAGVNGVVGIKPTIGLVSRSGVVPISAQQDTAGPITRNVTDAAAVLSAIQGVDRRDPATVPGGNRDYLKALKPGALAGKRIGVWRSVTGDNQEVLATLDAAVATLRAKGATVVDNLELEGMDQVGEPEFTALLTEFKHDLNAYLAATPGRHPRDLAGLIEFNRRHASTELRYFGQELFEQAQATTGDLDNPEYLALRKKATTLARQAIDSAMSANRLDAVFAPTNSGAWLTDLVKGDDFTGFVSSSVAAAVSGYPAITVPAGHARNVLPLGVTFFGGRFSEPTLIALGYAFEQATKVRKPPTYLPTLP; encoded by the coding sequence ATGGCGACTCCGGCCCAGGCTCACGACAGGGCACCGCGCCCCTCCGACACCTTCCTGCGTGGCCTCGACCTCGACCGCGCCACCGTCCTCGACATGCAGAGCGCCATGGATCGGAGGCGCTTCGACTCGGTGTCGCTCACCCGGTTCTACCTCGACCGCATCCGCACGGTGGACCCGATGCTGCACGCGGTCGTCCAGACCAACCCCCTGGCGCTGAAGGAGGCCGAGCGCAGCGACCAGCGCAGGCGGCACGGCGCGCGCGGCGCTCTGGAGGGCATCCCGGTCCTGCTGAAGGACAACGTCGACACCACCGGGCCACTCCGTACGACCGCCGGCTCGGAGGCGTTGCTCGACTCCCGGCCCGCACGCGACGCGTTCCTGGTCCAGCGGCTGCGCGACGCGGGTGCGGTGATCCTCGGCAAGGCCAACCTCTCCGAGTGGGCGAACTTCCGCTCCGGCCCCTCCTCCAGCGGGTGGAGCGCGGTCGGCGGCCAGACCAACAACCCCTACGTCCTGGACCGCAACCCCTGCGGTTCGAGCAGCGGCTCGGCCGTCGCCGCCGCCGCGAGCCTGGCTGCGGTGACCATCGGCACCGAGACCGACGGCTCCATCGTCTGCCCCGCCGGCGTCAACGGCGTCGTCGGCATCAAGCCCACCATCGGCCTGGTCAGCCGCTCCGGAGTGGTCCCGATCTCGGCGCAGCAGGACACCGCCGGCCCGATCACCAGGAACGTCACCGACGCCGCCGCCGTGCTCTCGGCCATCCAGGGCGTGGACCGGCGCGACCCCGCGACCGTGCCCGGCGGCAACCGCGACTACCTCAAGGCACTGAAGCCGGGCGCGCTGGCCGGCAAGCGCATCGGCGTGTGGCGCTCGGTCACGGGAGACAACCAGGAGGTGCTGGCCACCCTGGACGCCGCCGTCGCCACGCTGCGGGCCAAGGGCGCGACCGTGGTCGACAACCTCGAACTGGAGGGAATGGACCAGGTCGGCGAGCCCGAGTTCACGGCCCTGCTGACCGAGTTCAAGCACGACCTGAACGCCTATCTGGCCGCCACTCCGGGACGGCACCCGCGCGACCTGGCCGGGCTGATCGAGTTCAACCGGCGGCACGCCTCGACCGAGCTGCGCTACTTCGGTCAGGAGCTGTTCGAGCAGGCGCAGGCGACCACCGGCGACCTCGACAACCCCGAATACCTCGCGCTCAGGAAGAAGGCGACCACGCTCGCCCGGCAGGCGATCGACTCCGCGATGTCCGCGAACCGGCTCGACGCGGTGTTCGCCCCGACCAACTCCGGCGCCTGGCTCACCGACCTGGTCAAGGGCGATGACTTCACCGGATTCGTGTCCTCGTCCGTGGCCGCGGCCGTCTCCGGCTACCCAGCGATCACCGTCCCCGCCGGCCATGCCAGGAACGTCCTGCCGCTCGGCGTCACCTTCTTCGGCGGCCGCTTCTCCGAACCGACCCTGATCGCCCTCGGATACGCGTTCGAGCAGGCGACCAAGGTACGCAAGCCGCCGACGTACCTGCCGACGCTGCCCTGA
- a CDS encoding ROK family protein: MSDLALAVDIGGTKVAAALVTADGTVTERRVRPTAVSPDPEAVWRPVADLVSEVRAAAGTARVAGVGVGSAGPIHLPEGSISPVNIPAWRRFPLLHRLAELVPGVPVRLAGDGSCAAAGEHWRGAGQGVDDLLGIVVSTGVGGGLIQAGRLVAGPSGNAGHLGHVVVDLDGVPCPCGGRGCVEAMSSGPSMVAWALGAGWRAPVAAPTGVDLADAARAGDPYASEAFRRAGRALAAGIVSTAAVCDLSRVVIGGGVAAAHDLLFPPLRAAVAEHGRLAFLRGLTVTTASLGNSAGLAGAGALVLAPEAYAGRGVASLT; this comes from the coding sequence ATGTCCGATCTCGCTCTCGCCGTCGACATCGGCGGAACCAAGGTCGCCGCCGCCCTGGTCACCGCCGACGGGACCGTCACCGAGCGCCGGGTGCGGCCGACGGCCGTTTCCCCGGACCCCGAGGCGGTCTGGCGGCCGGTGGCCGACCTCGTCTCGGAGGTGCGGGCGGCGGCCGGCACGGCGCGGGTGGCCGGCGTCGGAGTGGGCTCGGCCGGACCGATCCACCTGCCGGAGGGCTCGATCAGCCCGGTCAACATCCCGGCCTGGCGCCGCTTCCCGCTCCTGCACCGTCTCGCCGAACTGGTCCCCGGGGTCCCGGTCCGGCTCGCCGGCGACGGCAGTTGCGCCGCGGCGGGGGAGCACTGGCGCGGCGCCGGGCAGGGCGTGGACGACCTGCTGGGCATCGTCGTCTCCACCGGCGTCGGGGGCGGCCTGATCCAGGCCGGGCGCCTGGTCGCGGGCCCGAGCGGCAACGCCGGGCACCTCGGCCACGTGGTCGTCGACCTCGACGGCGTTCCCTGCCCGTGCGGCGGGCGCGGCTGCGTCGAGGCGATGAGCAGCGGGCCGAGCATGGTCGCGTGGGCGCTGGGCGCCGGGTGGCGGGCGCCCGTCGCGGCACCGACCGGCGTGGACCTCGCGGACGCGGCCCGGGCCGGCGACCCGTACGCGAGCGAGGCGTTCCGGCGCGCCGGCCGTGCCCTCGCGGCGGGCATCGTCTCGACGGCGGCCGTCTGCGACCTGTCGAGGGTGGTGATCGGCGGCGGTGTCGCGGCCGCCCACGACCTGCTCTTCCCGCCGCTGCGGGCGGCCGTCGCCGAACACGGCCGGCTGGCCTTCCTGCGGGGGCTGACGGTGACGACGGCGAGTCTCGGCAACTCCGCCGGCCTGGCCGGCGCCGGGGCCCTGGTGCTCGCCCCGGAGGCGTACGCCGGTCGCGGCGTCGCCTCTCTCACCTGA
- a CDS encoding LacI family DNA-binding transcriptional regulator — translation MASDVGRTRRPTMADVATRAGVSLKTVSRVVNNAPHVQPELIERVLAAVTELGFRRNPLASSLRSGQATATIGLLIEEIANPFYATIAGAAAEIARQHDMMLIIASSEEDPARERQLLRDMCARRVDGLLVVPAGDDHSFLRAEVELGIPVVFLDRPAGGLLADTVLLDNRGGARAGVRRLVEAGHRRIGILLDSIGVYTMRERLDGAQDALAPAGVPYDTGLVREGVRDPAAAARAVAEMLDRPNPPTAFFSLNNRITLGVIEELHRRGSDAALLGFDDFDMARLVPYPLTVIAYDTHELARTATDLLFRRIGGDRSWPRTVVLPTELVERGIPPRHAGREAGAAAHAP, via the coding sequence ATGGCTAGCGACGTCGGCCGTACGAGGCGGCCCACCATGGCGGACGTGGCGACTCGGGCCGGGGTGAGCCTGAAGACCGTCTCCCGGGTCGTGAACAACGCGCCGCACGTCCAGCCCGAGCTGATCGAGCGGGTGCTCGCCGCCGTGACCGAGCTCGGTTTCCGCCGCAATCCCCTGGCCAGCTCGCTGCGCTCCGGGCAGGCGACCGCCACGATCGGGCTGCTGATCGAGGAGATCGCCAACCCGTTCTACGCGACGATCGCGGGAGCCGCGGCCGAGATCGCCCGGCAACACGACATGATGCTCATCATCGCCAGTTCCGAGGAGGACCCGGCGCGCGAGCGGCAACTGCTGCGGGACATGTGCGCCCGCCGCGTCGACGGGCTGCTCGTGGTGCCCGCCGGTGACGACCACTCGTTCCTGCGCGCCGAGGTCGAGCTCGGCATCCCCGTGGTCTTTCTCGACCGGCCGGCCGGTGGGCTGCTCGCCGACACGGTGCTGCTCGACAACCGCGGGGGCGCGCGGGCCGGGGTGCGCAGGCTCGTCGAGGCGGGTCACCGCCGGATCGGGATCCTGCTCGACTCGATCGGCGTCTACACGATGCGCGAGCGGCTCGACGGCGCGCAGGACGCGCTGGCCCCGGCGGGCGTGCCGTACGACACCGGGCTGGTCCGCGAAGGCGTCCGGGATCCGGCGGCTGCCGCCCGGGCCGTCGCCGAGATGCTCGACCGGCCGAATCCGCCGACCGCCTTCTTCAGCCTGAACAACCGGATCACCCTCGGCGTGATCGAGGAACTGCACCGGCGCGGCAGCGACGCCGCACTGCTCGGGTTCGACGACTTCGACATGGCCCGCCTGGTGCCGTACCCGCTGACGGTGATCGCCTACGACACCCACGAGCTGGCCCGGACCGCCACCGACCTGCTGTTCCGCCGGATCGGGGGAGACCGGTCCTGGCCCCGTACGGTGGTGCTCCCCACCGAGCTGGTGGAGCGGGGCATCCCGCCGCGCCACGCCGGGCGCGAAGCGGGGGCGGCCGCCCATGCGCCGTGA